The genomic region acattatcatttttaatgtgtatgtataatttatccaaaagcCGGGTGATTGGTCAAAAGAAGTGCAAATCGAATTATCCCTATCGTTCTGAAAATTAGATTGATTAGTTGGATGCTATTTGTACCTATTACTTCATCAAATTTGAGGTCAGAAGCATCAACAACTTACAAGAATTGACAACACAAATACAATAATCCGAAGTTAAAAACCATCATAAATCACAGAATACAAACCTACTAGACGAGCATAAATCTGAGGATCCAAAACtaccaaatatttattatcgaGGTATGAGAGGCAATTCTCCATAGTTATCATTCGATTCAGTCCACGACTGGAAAGGGTTACAAATTGAAAGATGTCCCCGCGCACAACAAATTACATGAAGAGTAAGATGAAAGCAGGCAGCTCCCGTCATTAGTCACCAACAATAATTAACGATCGCATTATTCAAATCTGCGAGTAATTCTATTATCACACACATCTGATCCTGCTAGGATTGGAGGAGAGATTAAGAAAGGCAAGAATATGCAAGTGCTTTCTCCTCACTGAGCTCTTGAGCAGTCAAATCCAACTTCTTTCGTGAGAACTCATCAATGGAGAGACCTGGATTATGGTAAAAGAAgtgaaaacaaacttatttcaTAGAATCCCGCAAACACAAAGACTCATGTATGCATCTTGTTTCCAGGATGAAATGTAGCGGAATGACAAACTAACAATATTGGCATGGTCAAGGGCAAGCATTGAAGGAAAAACACAAACTGCGTGTGCAACCATAAAACACAAGTGTCAGAAGTAACCGGACATGCACATCATGTTCGAAATCCAACTGTACGGTCATAACTGAATCTGGTATCTACTTAACAAAGATCCCAACCAAGTGTGAACCAAATAGATCAGCAAATCACTTTTTTTGGAATCTCACAGCTCATGAACTACATGAAATTATAGGAAGATGAATCTCATGGGCAAAGTGTAACAACAGTATTCATATGTGATTATTTATAGCATTCTAGATAAAATAATGTCAAGAAATAGATGATCTATTTTCAGTTAATGTATTCTCACCTTGTACGATAGACCATTCTCCATTTTTGCAAGTAACTGGGAATGAATAAATCAGTCCAGTGGGGACATTGTATGAGCCATCAGAGTATACACCCATAGAAACCCAAGTACCCTGGAGTAGATTGAGGAAAAAGATCAGATGATCAGATTAATCCATTCTACATAGCAATTGAATGTGCATCAATCTAAAGGAACCTCCACCTACAGGTAAAGGACAGCTTACCTCCGGGGTTCCAAGGACCCAGTCACGAATATGGTCACATGCAGAACTAGCAGCAGAAAGTGCACTGGAAAACTTTCTAGCTTTGATTATAGCAGCACCACGCTGCTGGACAGTAGTTATGAACTCTCCATTCAACctaacaaattgaaaaaattaaagttagaACATAGGATAAGTTATGCGGCAATAAGAATTCAAACGCTTATTcatggtaaatataattttataaacggAACTTCTATACCATTCATCATCAGCAACAAGCTCACGTACAGGCTTCTCTCCAGCTGGAGTTTTGACAGATGCATGGTTGACATCAGGATACTGTGTTGAGGAGTGATTTCCCCAAATAATGACATTTTTAACATCTGATACTTGCACATTCAATCTCTCTGAAATCTGTCCAAGGGCCCTGTTATGGTCCAATCGAGTCAAACAAGTAATGTTCTGCTCTGGGATAGATGGCGCGAATTCTTTCAGAATCAAGGCATTGGTGTTGGCAGGATTAGCAACGACCAAAACCTGGAAGTAAAAACTCAAGAAGAATTAGCTAAACATCTCAAAAAGCACTATAACATCCACAAAATAAGTTTAAGAATTCTTATTATGTCTTTGGTTTTGTCCCCTACAAATGAATCCTACTGGCATCTAACTGCCATAATTTCACATGTATTATGGTGACAGTATCAAGCTGCAGATTTATAGATGTGTTTGTGCTGTCAGCAGAAGCACTCTTACACAGACagatataacttttaaaaaacaaaatccatGAAGTTCATGTGTAATCACCTTACAGTTAGCTGCAGCATGCTTCTCAAGAGCAGAAGCTTGAGACTTGTAAATGGACACATTCTTTGACATTACATCTTTCCTCTCCATACCCTCTTTCCTGGGAAACCCACCAACCATAATAGCAATGCTAACACCAGTGCAAGCTTCAACAACATCAGTTGTGGCTACAACACCTGATTTAGACAACAAAAATGGATAAGTTTCATCTAACAATccccttttaaaaataattggtaGGACATACATTCAGTcaagaaaaatggaatttttGCTTGACACTGTAAGGCAGCTAAATTAATACCTTTAAGAAGAGGGAATGCTGCatccaccaattccattttGACTCCATTAAGAGCCTCAGCAGCAGGTGGAATATCAAGCATGTGAAGGATCACAGGCTGGTCAGCCCCCAACATAACTCCTCTGGCAATCATAGGAACCAGAGCATATCCGATTTGTCCTGTAAAAAGGGATTGCATTCACTAACACCGCTGAACCAAATCCAACCCAGAAAGAAACACCAGAAATCAATGAAAGTTCAAACTAGCACGAACTAAAGGTCAACTTCCTTTCATTACTAAACACCCCTCAAAGAAACTGCATCCCAATAAGTGTTTCACCCAAATCAGCATTCCaacacataaatttaattcacaATATCTTTTTCCAAGTCAAAATCACTCCAGAAATACTAACTAGtctaattacaatattaactctatatttaagaaaaaagctAGTCATATTGACGAAATAACTCAAGGAGTACATGAAGTCTCGCACTAAATAAACACAATCACATTTACGACTAGACAAATCTTATTATTcttctataaaaattatcttttccaAATACTATCCGCTGTAGCACGTCATTCctatactaaataattttgcacgatttaaaatatattatgaactCGCCTTTGTGGTATATATTCTTTCACgctttgaaatatattataaataagaataaagtatataaatcagtacattacattaatttaaaaaagaataaataataatttatcaattaatgtaaattttgaaaagttagataaattagttattttatgtcattttttacTTGACCAAAAATTAGCACGGCGGTGTCGTTGTTCGCTGCGAGAGTTTTGgggcttttctttttacattattatggAAGTATAGATAAAGGATTTCCGCTTAGCCAGATatttaacaaaacaaattgaaaagaaagcaTCAGTTAACCCAATTAATCAGCAATAATTCGAGACACATAGAATAAAGATCGTTAAATCAAACTTAACCGGAAAAGGCGACACCAAGGCACTCTATTACAAGCACTCCTACCAACAGATCCACAATCCAACAAGTTAATCAACACGAAAAACTGATCCAACAGTCATTTAAAGTAAACGAATtctacaaaaacaaaaaacaaaaaaagacacGAGACAGATCCAGAAACGAACGGCCAGTTACGGAAATAGTACCTGCGGCGCCGGTTACGAGAACACGCACTGGTTCTTTCGCCATCTCTAAGAACAGATCTGCGATCTGAAAACTGGTGAAATCTAATGACAGGTGAGTGAGTTTGAGAGAGCAGTGAAAAGGCTGAGACTGTACTCGAGAAGAGTGTGATTTGATTTATAGGAACGAGTGAACTCTTGACTTCGCCCACGGAAAATTGGATATTCCATGGAACACGGAATACGTCGTCGTTCACTGCGGTCTTATTAAAACGATATTTTTGTCCTatggaaattaataaatagtactacttttttcttataagtatttatatcaattattatagttttgaATAAGGcaaaatactataattataaaaacacaaTTTCAATAACACCAATTTCAGTATCGTTCCACGACCACAATCAACCAATATTCTTTCTACAGTCACGAAGTTGCAATTTCAATAACACCAATTAATGGATATTTGTCAcacaatttcatgaaattatgaAGTAATAATGTCAATAGTCAAGCAAATCGATATCAAATCAAACACTATCCACAACATGATTCATAcgtcattaaaatttaattctctGAATTATTACCCTTCAACTCCCCAactcatattaaattaactacTCAATCAacttcttttcaaaattaattctatgcaattttcatgtacttaaaaattaaatttacccCAATTTTGTTTAAGCTTattgttaattgaaattgaaataatgtattagtattttttttgtagttatatataataatcgtTATCAATATAACATATACTATCAAAGTAaatgtcaatttttaatttaatttgagtaaaataattaatacattaaaaaaaatgcaaaataatttttctatgtttGTAAACCAtgccaaattttaatataaaaaaataaattatgaatttcaataaaataaaaatattactaaaaattatggggTAGGTATTATGTGTTAACGAAATGAAGTAgtagataaaatattaaccaaatatggaAGGCGCAACACGTCAACCAACGAACGGCACTTTTCTACCCTCTATCTCCGCAGGAGGATatctattcaaaattttccatggCTTCATCGTCCGGCTCCTCTATAGTACCCGCGTTTCTCCTCAACAAAAGAAGCTCCACCGGAGGTATCTCCGACCGTCATTTGACGCAACGCTTGGCGCCGGCCCCTGAAGGCGGGAGGAATCTCGCGTTGCTTTGGAagtggaagaggaagaagaggagCAGCTTCGTTATTTTCAGCAAACAGCGTCATGAAAACGCGTTGCAGTACAAGAAGCTCGGGGACTCCGACCTTGTCATCAGCGAGATTACTCTTGGCACTGTGAGCAATTTTAACTTGGGTTTGATttcctaattaattttcatcatCAGACTTATGAATGATGTTGATCGTTGAACCAAAGCGCCTGTTTGGATCACATTGTTAGGCGTAAGGCTCTAGGGTTTGGATATCGGGATTTACTGAATATTATTGTAGCAGAGTTTTGGTAATTGATAATGAATTTGTATTCTATGCATATTCCAGATGACATATGGGGAGCAGAATACAGAGAAAGAGGCTCACGAGCAACTTAGTTACTCGTTTGAGCGCGGAATTAATGCTCTGGACACAGCAGAAGTGGTAAGGCTCAAGGAGAcctgttaaattatattatccaACTAATATTATAGATACTGCACTAGTGATTAATTGTCCGGAAATTGGGACTAGAATGAAAATGTCAAGTTAGTTAGGGGCAGTTAGGGGCTTTGAGGTGAGAGCTCAAGataatcaattcaaataatatcattGAGGAGAGCTTTTGGAATCATAAACTTGAGTAATTCTGTCTCGAAggattatattttactttctctggctttttctttttatactacTTAGCCTATTACCACAAGACATGGCATTCACCTTTGTGGTAACTTGGTGGAGGCTGAAATTATTGCTTGTATATCTTACTTGATTCTAAACACTCAAAATTAAGACTTTTCTAGTGTAGTCAAATAACATATTTGGGATGCATTTGGTAACATACCATTGGGAACTGAAGATGAGATTTCCTcaaaaaacaagcaaaaaattttgtaacttttgTGCCTGGTGGTGTTGAAATGTACTGTATCCTAATCAGATAACGATTCACTGCAATTCTTGTACTTTCTTTGAATGGGTGCTAAGTGGCACCATTGTGGCAGGGACGTGTCGTTTTTACTAGAACCTTCATGTGATTCtttatgcatatttatattaggCCGCATCTAGTACAAGTTACACATATTCTAGAGGGAGTAACTAGAATTTTCACCTTATTATACCTTTCTGTGTTGGGCTCTTCAATTAGGTTTGTGATGAGCTAGTTACAGATATTCGGGAGTATTCAGGTTTAGAGAGGATTTGGGTGTGAGAttgccaaaatatttgtaattgctTGGTAAATGGCAGGCTCACTGTCTTTACCCATGAATATAGGCTTTTCGATCAATCCTAACCACTTATATTACCCGATGTTATTTTGTGTTCTTCTTTGACTTCgcttttttcatttattttggcATATGGATTTCTGtgacaaattttaaatgcCTAATTTTGGGTGGTTCAGAAGGTTCCTCCTTAGTGCTCTGGTCTAGGGTGATTCACTTTCTCTAAGGTAGAAAAGAGCTTACTATTAAGTAGTTGAAGCTAGATAGATTTTCTATAACAAGTTTCATGTACTTAGTATTTGGTGATTGAGTTTTAAGGTCTATGGGACCAGAAGGAATGACTTAGTACTATGATTCTCTCAGCTGGAATACAACTTTCTATTAAGTATTTGGAATAGACTTGATTTTGAAACTAGTTAATGACTGtcctcttttttctccttAAAAGTATCCAATCCCTGCCAAAAAGGAGACACAAGGAAGGACAGATCAGTACATTGCGAGCTGGCTGAAATCTCAACCCCGAGACAAGGTACTCCACAGTTATTTCACTGATTAAGAGGGTATTTGGATAAGCTTATTTgaaagcttataagctcttgaAAACCGTTtggcaaatttttttttaagagattATAAGATcctaaaataagatgttttgagtcttaaatcttttttaactTCAACCCACTCTTCAACATCTTACAATTTCTTTAAATCTTAATATCCAATAAGCAAAAACAccctaataatttattagcaTTTGACCTTTACCTTCATATAATTGACGTTTTTCCTTGCACagcaaaattatctatttatatcattttaaattctaatagtTTGATGGCTTTTTGGGTCTTTATTACATTATGAAAAGCTTATAACGTCAAACACTCTAACATGTTATTGGCTCTGGCATATTATTTATCCGAACACTTTaagagtttattttttttaacattttagaGCTTCTAAGATGTAGGAGCTTATAACATGTTTTCAACAAggttagccaaacaccctctaaatcTTTATTcagttttctaatttttcttttctttttctgctcCTAGTTTCACAATGGACTTCCCAGAGCATGGTCTTACTAAGTGCCCAATGACCCAGAGTTTTTTGAGCTATTATGCCTGAACCCTCTTATAATACATCATTTCTCTTTAATTAAGGTTATTTTGGCCACAAAAGTTGCTGGCTACTCAGAGCGAACAAGTTATTTACGTGACAACTCAAACGTAGTGCGAGTAGATGCTGCTAATATCAAGGAAAGTGTTGAGAAAAGTCTTAAACGTCTTAATACAGATTACATTGACTTACTCCAAATACACTGGTAAATTCCTTACTCGATCTTTCTGGCTTCTTATTCTTTACTTCCTACACAATCTGttgcttatatatttgtaaaagtTGCATCGCATATCTCTTGATTGATccaataatctaattattgtATGTAGTAACCAGTAATAATGAGAAACAACCATTAGGTGACATTTTAAGTCGTTCGAATAGTTCACCTGTAGTAGCTGGTGCTGTCTTTCTAAGATCTCAAAAGTTAGTCAAGTGGTCACACTAACataaagaattgaaaatgCTTACTGGTCATTAAATCTGGTAAAGGAATTATTCACATATATACGTGAGCTAGCAGTTCTTTTCTTATTCACTTGGATTTGCTACAAGTTCGAGAACCAATTGAAAATTTCCAATTCCCACCTGCTTGAGTCCAATACCCTTTTGCTTAGCTATGAACAAGTTGCCCAAAATTCAACAGAATGTAAACTTGTTTATTTCCTGGTTATCTTGCAGCAAAATTGTCATCTTAGACTCTTTCTCACACGCTCACACACACGCATGTACTCACAGACTTCATCCTTCCATTTCCTTTGAGTTGTACCTGTGTGATATCAGGCCAGATCGCCATGTTGCATTATttggagaatatttttatgatcctTCAAAGTGGAGGTCAAGCGTGTCTTTCATTGAGCAGCTGAGGGGATTTCAAGAACTCATTGATCAAGGAAAGGTAAATTTCCACCAGTATGACTTTTTCGTTTCTGAAATGCTTGTCAGCATTCATAATGGCAACTATTGAAGACAAGTAGCACGTTTCTGGAAAAACTAAGGTACTATTTCATTACATTATATTAACAGAAATACCCACAATTGTAATCTTGCATGAAGTTGATTGATAGTATAGAAACTCATCCATTTACTAATTTGTTATCagaaagtaaaattattgattatctGGCAACAGGCTTTTATGATACCTGGATAATCATGACATAGACTAAGAAATCAAGCCAAGCAGGCCTAAGATTTCATCCATGAATGAATGAGGCACCAAGCAATCCCATTGTctatatatttactttcacaactttttctaaaatttgtatCAGTAATCAATGTGAGTTTCGTAATCAGATGCAAAACTTCATATTTTCATGATAGGATTGTTGTAAGCTGAGTGTTACCTTCTCGAATTTATGCATTCCATCCAGAGAAAGGTACATCAGTTCATTGGGTGCAGTTTTCAGTCTGTTCTGTAGAACAAGCATACATGTCAGAGAAAATGCTATGCTCAgctaaaatttttcatctcaAGAACTACAGAGTAAGCTGTATTTGGATAGCTTGTTTGGCTTAATTCTATCAAAAACTCAAGAAACTGGAGAAGTGATTTTACAAGCAACTTCTATTATTTACATCCAACTGAAATGGTGAGTCTATTATCTGTATTACGAATTTGATGGCAATGCTAGAAACTTACAGGTAAGGTACATTGGTGTTTCCAATGAAACCTCATATGGAGTAATGGAGTTTGTTCATGCTGCTAAAGTTGAAGGACTGCCAAAGATTGTCAGTATCCAGAACAACTACAGTTTGCTGGTTAGGTGCAAGTTCGAACGTAAGTTCTCTTACTTCATAATCAGGGaacaattttaaatcaattcacCTTCCAGGTCAAAATTTTATCTTGTAGTACTCTTTCcgaaattttattataataaagcAATAAACTGTTGGTTCTGTATCTTTATGATCTTCCCATGAGAGCAAAGCACTGCTGCTGTCCCACTCCTATTCATAAGTGTAGGCTTTTTGTCATTGTGGTAGTGCGTGGGTCTGTGTTTTTATGTCCTCTAGTAAAACTCCTACAAAGATGTGTGAGATGTTCCCATAGGTGCCCTTTTTTTCCAATAATGAATAGAGGGTGGATATCCATTGATCTATGCTGAAGAACACAATCTTTACTCAGTGAAGAAAAAGATGGATAAGACTTTCTTACTTGCTTGAACCCTGACAGCAAGTGCAATAAGCATCAAGCTCAGACGACCACAGCAGCTACTGGATCAGCAAAATTTCTTTCCATTATACACCAATTAAGTGAACTTTTCGATTGGTGGAACTCTTGATCAgagaatatacatatatataagtgaaaTTACCTTATCTATACTAGAATTCCAAATTACCTTCCCATTGCTTTCAGAATTAAAACTACCACAGAACAATATTTGTGGAGAGATAGATGATGAAATACAGAGAAAATTGTTCCTAAGAGGCTCCTCTTTACTGCAGTGATTACTCCAAAACCTGAGCCTGGTATATTCATGCAACAAAGCCTATGAACTCAGGATAATTCTACCCCTCCATCCCTCCACACTGTTGGAACTTAGCAGAGAGAATTGTGTTTCTTTGCTATAAGGAGGTGGACATCTCCATCCATCTCCAAATAAGCATTTcccaatttcaaaattctgtCCAATTGAGCTCACATGCATGTTAAAAGATAAGGAGTAACTGAAATATGTGAGTTTGAAGAC from Sesamum indicum cultivar Zhongzhi No. 13 linkage group LG3, S_indicum_v1.0, whole genome shotgun sequence harbors:
- the LOC105158461 gene encoding malate dehydrogenase, whose protein sequence is MAKEPVRVLVTGAAGQIGYALVPMIARGVMLGADQPVILHMLDIPPAAEALNGVKMELVDAAFPLLKGVVATTDVVEACTGVSIAIMVGGFPRKEGMERKDVMSKNVSIYKSQASALEKHAAANCKVLVVANPANTNALILKEFAPSIPEQNITCLTRLDHNRALGQISERLNVQVSDVKNVIIWGNHSSTQYPDVNHASVKTPAGEKPVRELVADDEWLNGEFITTVQQRGAAIIKARKFSSALSAASSACDHIRDWVLGTPEGTWVSMGVYSDGSYNVPTGLIYSFPVTCKNGEWSIVQGLSIDEFSRKKLDLTAQELSEEKALAYSCLS
- the LOC105158462 gene encoding uncharacterized protein LOC105158462 isoform X1, whose amino-acid sequence is MASSSGSSIVPAFLLNKRSSTGGISDRHLTQRLAPAPEGGRNLALLWKWKRKKRSSFVIFSKQRHENALQYKKLGDSDLVISEITLGTMTYGEQNTEKEAHEQLSYSFERGINALDTAEVYPIPAKKETQGRTDQYIASWLKSQPRDKVILATKVAGYSERTSYLRDNSNVVRVDAANIKESVEKSLKRLNTDYIDLLQIHCKIVILDSFSHAHTHACTHRLHPSISFELYLCDIRPDRHVALFGEYFYDPSKWRSSVSFIEQLRGFQELIDQGKVRYIGVSNETSYGVMEFVHAAKVEGLPKIVSIQNNYSLLVRCKFELDLVEVCHPNNCNIGLLAYSPLAGGALSGKYLDIDSEAAKRGRFNLFPGYMGRYNKSMAQEVTAKYLEVAKKHGLSLVELALGFARDRPFVTSSIIGATTIDQLKEDIDAFLKTERPLPPEVVTDINDIFKRYKDPAIN
- the LOC105158462 gene encoding uncharacterized protein LOC105158462 isoform X2, with protein sequence MASSSGSSIVPAFLLNKRSSTGGISDRHLTQRLAPAPEGGRNLALLWKWKRKKRSSFVIFSKQRHENALQYKKLGDSDLVISEITLGTMTYGEQNTEKEAHEQLSYSFERGINALDTAEVYPIPAKKETQGRTDQYIASWLKSQPRDKVILATKVAGYSERTSYLRDNSNVVRVDAANIKESVEKSLKRLNTDYIDLLQIHWPDRHVALFGEYFYDPSKWRSSVSFIEQLRGFQELIDQGKVRYIGVSNETSYGVMEFVHAAKVEGLPKIVSIQNNYSLLVRCKFELDLVEVCHPNNCNIGLLAYSPLAGGALSGKYLDIDSEAAKRGRFNLFPGYMGRYNKSMAQEVTAKYLEVAKKHGLSLVELALGFARDRPFVTSSIIGATTIDQLKEDIDAFLKTERPLPPEVVTDINDIFKRYKDPAIN